A single window of uncultured Pseudodesulfovibrio sp. DNA harbors:
- the ercA gene encoding alcohol dehydrogenase-like regulatory protein ErcA encodes MVENGFSELRRFVAPEFIFGTGAASLVGQYAANLSIKKPLVVTGPHLEALGVSGRVIDNLKKENISSVLFSGVTPNPRDGEVMAGAEIFLKNDCDAIVAVGGGSPMDCAKAIGIVCTNDRHVLDFEGVDNVERPGPPLICIPTTAGTAADISQFCIINAIKRKVKIAIVSKTMVPDVALIDPLLTITMDENLTAYTGLDALTHATEAYVSNAASAITDLNALEAVRLIKSHLLTAIREPDNLEARTGMMLASTYAGLAFSNAILGAVHAMAHSLGGLLDLPHGLCNAILLDHVVEYNFDAASDKYLKLGEAIGAQNPPNATNNDIKRNTLAAFRSLKQAVGVSDNLCELGMSVEDIPLLAENTLADACMLTNPKQPSANEIMEILKKAC; translated from the coding sequence ATGGTTGAAAACGGTTTTTCCGAATTAAGAAGATTCGTTGCTCCCGAATTCATTTTCGGAACCGGGGCAGCCTCTCTGGTTGGGCAATATGCGGCTAACCTTTCCATCAAGAAACCTCTGGTGGTCACAGGACCACACCTCGAAGCTCTTGGCGTTTCTGGCCGAGTGATCGACAATCTCAAAAAAGAAAACATCTCCAGCGTCCTCTTTTCAGGCGTCACCCCCAATCCCAGGGACGGAGAAGTCATGGCCGGAGCCGAAATATTCCTGAAAAACGACTGTGATGCCATCGTGGCCGTGGGAGGAGGTTCTCCCATGGACTGCGCCAAGGCCATCGGCATTGTCTGTACCAATGACCGCCATGTTCTTGACTTTGAAGGAGTTGACAACGTGGAGCGTCCCGGCCCGCCACTTATATGCATTCCCACAACGGCAGGAACCGCAGCGGACATCTCTCAATTTTGCATCATCAATGCCATTAAACGGAAGGTAAAAATAGCCATTGTTTCCAAAACAATGGTACCCGATGTAGCACTCATCGATCCGTTGTTAACCATAACCATGGATGAGAATCTGACCGCTTACACCGGGCTGGACGCTCTGACACACGCGACCGAGGCTTATGTGTCAAACGCCGCCTCAGCCATCACCGATCTCAATGCGCTGGAAGCGGTCAGGCTGATTAAGTCCCACCTCTTGACAGCTATCAGAGAGCCGGACAATCTGGAAGCACGAACAGGAATGATGCTTGCCTCAACCTATGCAGGCCTGGCCTTTTCAAATGCGATACTCGGCGCGGTTCACGCTATGGCCCACAGCCTGGGAGGCCTGCTGGATCTCCCACATGGCCTATGTAACGCAATTTTGCTGGATCACGTGGTAGAATACAATTTTGATGCAGCGTCAGATAAATATTTGAAGCTTGGAGAGGCCATAGGGGCTCAAAACCCACCAAATGCAACAAACAACGACATCAAAAGAAACACACTGGCAGCCTTCCGAAGCCTCAAACAGGCTGTCGGAGTATCCGACAACCTCTGCGAATTGGGGATGTCAGTTGAAGATATCCCACTTCTGGCAGAAAACACTCTTGCCGATGCCTGCATGCTGACCAACCCAAAACAACCCTCTGCCAATGAAATCATGGAAATCCTCAAAAAAGCCTGCTGA
- a CDS encoding PAS domain-containing sensor histidine kinase, with the protein MKSWKSSKKPADRNADPANEREKLIGLGKRSISKSYYPELKTRLEELEQFRALLDRVNDAIFVVDADTGITLDISGSTTTMLGCEADVLVGSNFKTILPEHIQRHANNLFHNKTQKITLETQFNHPDCPDTPPVPVELTLQLVSLQGKRRAIIMARDISERKYNEERLKKSHAQLEIRVRKRTLELNRANQAKSEFLAIVSHELRTPLTSILGFANIIRKKLVKTVFPSVTPNAPAAVHKEIERVKRNIDIITSEGNRLTDLINDVLDLAKLEANKVEFNFAPVNPQEFIHRSVEATAGLFKDTNLVLLLELEPDLPSINGDLNRLIQVMVNLISNGVKFTPKGSLTCRARHLNDTIRISVTDTGIGMPQSTQDTIFDKFTQGHDGLAERPRGTGLGLSICRHIVDGHGGHIWVESSSDKGSKFTFTLPVSDTNQ; encoded by the coding sequence ATGAAATCATGGAAATCCTCAAAAAAGCCTGCTGACAGAAATGCTGACCCGGCAAACGAGCGTGAAAAACTTATAGGGCTTGGCAAACGATCCATCAGCAAAAGCTATTACCCGGAACTCAAGACTCGACTTGAGGAGCTGGAACAGTTTCGTGCTTTGCTCGACCGAGTCAACGACGCTATTTTCGTTGTAGATGCAGACACCGGTATCACTCTCGATATTTCTGGTTCAACCACCACCATGTTGGGCTGCGAAGCAGATGTCTTGGTAGGAAGCAATTTCAAAACCATCTTGCCGGAACATATCCAAAGGCACGCCAATAATCTCTTCCATAACAAGACTCAAAAAATCACTCTGGAAACACAATTCAACCATCCAGACTGTCCAGACACCCCTCCGGTTCCTGTCGAACTAACTCTTCAACTCGTTTCACTCCAAGGCAAACGACGGGCCATCATCATGGCCAGAGACATCAGTGAACGAAAATACAATGAAGAAAGACTCAAGAAAAGCCATGCTCAACTGGAAATACGAGTCCGAAAGCGCACACTCGAACTCAATCGTGCCAATCAAGCAAAATCAGAATTTCTGGCTATTGTTTCCCACGAATTACGGACACCCCTGACTTCAATACTTGGGTTTGCCAACATCATCCGCAAAAAATTAGTCAAGACGGTCTTCCCATCCGTAACCCCCAATGCCCCCGCCGCAGTTCACAAAGAAATTGAACGAGTAAAAAGGAATATTGACATCATAACTTCCGAAGGGAACCGACTGACCGACCTCATAAACGATGTCCTTGACCTAGCCAAACTGGAAGCAAACAAGGTGGAATTCAACTTCGCCCCCGTCAATCCGCAAGAATTCATTCATCGGTCTGTTGAAGCCACAGCCGGATTGTTCAAAGATACCAATTTGGTTCTTCTTCTTGAGCTGGAGCCAGATCTTCCCTCTATCAACGGAGATCTCAATAGATTGATTCAGGTGATGGTAAACCTCATCTCCAATGGGGTAAAATTCACCCCCAAAGGAAGCCTCACCTGCCGCGCACGGCATCTTAATGACACTATACGCATCAGCGTCACAGATACGGGCATCGGCATGCCTCAATCCACGCAGGACACCATTTTCGACAAATTCACCCAAGGGCACGACGGACTGGCCGAAAGGCCTAGAGGAACCGGGCTTGGCCTGTCCATATGTCGACATATCGTCGATGGTCACGGGGGGCACATCTGGGTCGAAAGCAGCTCGGACAAGGGAAGTAAATTCACTTTCACCCTACCCGTCTCCGATACAAATCAATAA
- a CDS encoding transporter substrate-binding domain-containing protein → MKLTFLFVLCSLIMFTVPAQAADALLFVADRDFAPYSMIVEGKPAGIDVDVLTEVARRADINLKIEFKPWETLVSMVKSGECDGAISFFKTPEREQYAMFMDAVPVHVSDYVIFTKVGSKFSFRTYEDLRGKIIGKVAGVSLGDEFNAARSGGIMGTKEYTDISDAVRGLLEGEVDGFVGNMDVTYYTLKPMGMTSSIVYLPKKIIDDKPSYAVLSRATDIEGKDMLIRKFEHILTQMREDGTYNKIAKRYLFRF, encoded by the coding sequence ATGAAACTCACTTTTCTTTTCGTCCTTTGCAGCTTGATTATGTTTACTGTTCCGGCTCAAGCTGCGGATGCGCTACTGTTCGTTGCCGACAGGGACTTTGCTCCCTATTCGATGATAGTCGAAGGAAAACCTGCGGGTATTGATGTTGATGTCCTGACTGAGGTGGCTCGACGGGCGGATATTAATCTCAAAATAGAGTTTAAACCATGGGAAACACTTGTTTCAATGGTGAAAAGTGGCGAGTGCGATGGGGCTATCTCTTTTTTTAAGACTCCTGAGCGTGAACAGTATGCCATGTTTATGGATGCCGTGCCGGTCCATGTGAGCGATTACGTGATTTTTACCAAGGTTGGCAGTAAGTTCTCTTTCCGTACGTATGAAGATTTGCGTGGAAAGATTATAGGCAAGGTAGCAGGTGTTTCTTTGGGGGATGAGTTTAATGCGGCCCGGTCGGGCGGTATTATGGGTACCAAGGAATACACGGATATTTCCGATGCGGTGAGAGGGCTTTTGGAAGGTGAAGTTGACGGGTTTGTCGGAAATATGGATGTGACCTACTACACCTTGAAGCCTATGGGGATGACGAGTTCCATTGTGTATCTTCCCAAGAAAATTATTGACGACAAGCCTTCCTATGCCGTTCTTTCCCGGGCAACCGACATTGAGGGAAAAGACATGCTTATTCGAAAGTTTGAACACATTCTGACGCAAATGCGCGAAGATGGAACGTACAATAAAATAGCCAAACGATATTTGTTCCGATTTTAG
- a CDS encoding response regulator: protein MSLPSILIIDAAPNFKSRVAQHFRASGHTLVEAADLFSGMALFHSEHPDVILLDPALPDTQDLDALVQLTRYPKSIPIIILSSNGKTKDVVKALKNGAWEYVIKDDTALDELDRILNDLPHQPEATPDTHEDFPSDWQQPSLQAVIDAIPSQIFYKDLDGKYIGCNQAFIDYIGQPRESIIGKRIEEIRPKEESSVFIDKDKQLFAHGGCQEYEMSLPLNGEKCHILIRKTLLFGPDKKPSGIVGMATDITRLVEAKKAQKKSDQRYRQVFEATGSATIIVDEDTTISKANKQFAEMYGRERKDIEGVMSLTEFVAPEDRERVLKHHLNRRNPNMKAPSSYELHFIKSSGEIRHIHIQVTMLDDGPQSIASIIDITELKRSENMLRMALGEMQVIQQNSLVGMGMFRNGTIQRINERAEEIFGVQRNDLLHTDGSHLFRSRRQYQSFRRRIQAALIAEGEYLAEHQFIRSDGIMLRITLFIRAVDKDNLDQGISWTVVDITKRRYTEAVTHLLYRISNTVSTTSDLDELYGRIHAILNEHIAAKNFFIGLLDSSRRHLKFTYFKDEKDDFMGKVFDISDTNITSLSVEVIKTGKPLLVSKKGPSGRNTAKRDAIYMDRRDFLRMKGIDEKKMIGSSAQAWLGAPLKIKGEVVGVMAVQSYTNPHQFSGWDVDMLTSVSEQIALAIERKEFEQDLKLAKEQAEAANQSKSEFLANMSHEIRTPLNGVLGMLQLAQRTEMTIEQADYVDTAISSGRSLLSIINDILDFSKIEAGKMEVLTEPFSVEGLVQDVLSPFKPQASSKGLNLTAHIDQAVPPMVIGGKSRLKQILFNLIGNGIKFTTEGKVEVRVKSLSRDEKAGTTSLLFSVEDTGIGIPNHMLNTIFEPFTQVDGSFVRRHQGTGLGLGIVKRLVSLLGGQLTVDSTHGRGTSIHLTLNFLIEPGDLMPDHTLRQATKSLKDGLTLLVVEDNRINRLMATRMFGKMGHMSETACNGQEAIDRLKERNFDAVFMDIQMPDMDGVQATEIIRNSQPGSALNPYVPIIAMTAHAMVGDREMFLSSGMTDYIAKPVNLDEVEQVLNRLFQA, encoded by the coding sequence GTGAGTTTGCCAAGCATATTGATCATTGACGCAGCCCCTAATTTCAAATCCAGGGTGGCTCAGCATTTCCGTGCATCCGGTCACACTCTCGTTGAGGCGGCGGACCTATTCTCCGGTATGGCCCTATTCCATTCGGAACACCCCGATGTCATTCTGCTTGATCCAGCTCTCCCAGACACTCAGGATCTTGACGCACTGGTCCAACTGACTCGCTACCCTAAAAGCATCCCAATCATCATCTTGTCCTCAAATGGCAAAACAAAGGATGTAGTCAAAGCACTCAAAAATGGGGCATGGGAATATGTGATCAAAGATGACACCGCTCTGGACGAATTGGACCGTATCCTGAATGATCTTCCACACCAGCCAGAAGCAACGCCCGACACCCACGAAGATTTTCCTTCCGATTGGCAACAGCCATCCTTACAGGCCGTCATTGATGCCATCCCTAGCCAAATCTTCTACAAAGATCTTGATGGCAAATATATTGGCTGTAACCAAGCCTTTATCGACTATATAGGGCAGCCCAGGGAATCCATTATTGGCAAGCGTATTGAAGAGATCAGACCAAAAGAAGAATCGTCCGTTTTTATTGACAAAGACAAACAACTCTTCGCGCACGGGGGATGCCAGGAATACGAAATGTCCCTCCCTCTCAACGGGGAAAAATGTCATATTCTCATTCGAAAAACCCTGCTCTTCGGCCCGGATAAAAAGCCCAGTGGCATTGTCGGTATGGCCACGGACATCACTCGACTCGTAGAAGCAAAAAAAGCCCAGAAAAAGAGTGATCAACGGTATCGACAAGTTTTCGAAGCCACTGGTTCTGCTACGATCATCGTCGACGAAGATACAACTATCTCCAAAGCCAATAAACAATTTGCCGAAATGTACGGACGAGAGCGGAAAGACATTGAAGGGGTTATGTCCCTGACAGAATTTGTCGCGCCAGAAGATCGGGAACGCGTCTTGAAGCACCATCTCAATAGACGAAATCCGAACATGAAAGCTCCCTCCTCCTATGAACTTCACTTCATCAAATCTTCCGGTGAAATCCGCCATATACATATTCAGGTAACCATGCTGGACGATGGTCCTCAGTCCATCGCGTCCATAATCGACATTACCGAACTCAAAAGATCAGAAAACATGCTCAGAATGGCGCTGGGTGAGATGCAGGTTATCCAGCAGAACTCACTTGTGGGCATGGGAATGTTCCGCAACGGCACAATCCAACGCATCAACGAACGTGCGGAAGAAATTTTTGGAGTTCAAAGAAATGACCTCCTTCATACTGACGGATCACATCTGTTCAGATCACGCAGGCAATATCAAAGTTTCCGCAGGCGAATTCAGGCCGCCCTGATTGCTGAAGGTGAATACCTTGCGGAACACCAGTTCATCCGCTCGGATGGCATCATGTTGCGCATCACCCTGTTTATTCGGGCTGTAGACAAAGACAACCTCGATCAGGGTATCAGTTGGACCGTTGTGGACATCACCAAACGTCGATACACGGAAGCGGTCACACATCTTCTCTACCGCATATCCAACACGGTCAGCACCACTTCTGATCTTGATGAATTGTATGGACGCATTCATGCTATCCTCAATGAACATATAGCTGCGAAAAATTTCTTTATCGGCTTGTTGGATTCAAGTCGTCGCCACCTAAAATTCACGTATTTCAAAGATGAAAAAGATGACTTCATGGGCAAAGTTTTCGACATCAGCGACACCAATATCACCAGCCTGAGCGTGGAAGTCATTAAAACAGGTAAGCCCTTGCTGGTCAGCAAAAAGGGCCCATCAGGTAGAAATACAGCCAAACGCGATGCAATATACATGGACCGCAGGGATTTCCTACGCATGAAAGGTATTGACGAAAAAAAAATGATAGGAAGTTCTGCGCAAGCCTGGCTCGGCGCCCCTCTCAAAATCAAAGGGGAAGTCGTCGGCGTCATGGCTGTTCAATCATACACCAACCCTCACCAATTTTCTGGCTGGGATGTGGATATGTTAACCTCTGTATCCGAACAAATAGCCTTGGCCATCGAACGGAAAGAATTCGAACAGGATCTCAAACTGGCAAAAGAACAGGCTGAAGCCGCCAACCAGTCCAAGAGCGAATTTTTGGCAAACATGAGCCACGAAATACGAACACCCCTGAATGGGGTGTTGGGTATGTTGCAACTGGCCCAACGAACCGAGATGACCATAGAACAAGCAGATTATGTAGACACGGCCATCTCATCAGGAAGAAGTCTGCTCTCGATCATCAACGACATTCTCGACTTCTCCAAAATCGAAGCTGGCAAAATGGAAGTACTGACGGAACCATTTTCTGTTGAAGGCTTGGTTCAGGACGTTCTTTCTCCATTTAAACCTCAAGCTTCAAGCAAAGGGTTAAATCTAACAGCACACATCGATCAGGCTGTCCCTCCCATGGTTATTGGCGGCAAAAGTCGTCTGAAACAAATTCTTTTCAATTTGATCGGAAACGGTATCAAGTTCACAACCGAAGGAAAGGTTGAGGTTCGTGTGAAAAGTCTCAGTCGGGATGAAAAAGCCGGGACAACAAGTCTCCTCTTTTCGGTTGAGGATACCGGCATCGGCATCCCAAATCACATGCTCAATACTATATTTGAACCGTTCACCCAAGTTGATGGTTCATTCGTCCGTCGACATCAGGGAACCGGGCTAGGGCTTGGCATCGTTAAACGGCTGGTTTCCCTTCTGGGGGGTCAGTTAACAGTGGACAGTACGCACGGGAGGGGGACCTCTATTCATCTGACACTCAACTTCCTGATCGAACCGGGCGACCTCATGCCCGACCACACACTTCGACAAGCAACGAAATCCCTGAAGGACGGGCTCACGTTGCTTGTCGTGGAAGACAACCGGATCAACAGACTTATGGCGACACGAATGTTCGGCAAGATGGGACATATGTCTGAAACGGCATGCAATGGTCAGGAAGCCATAGACAGATTGAAGGAACGAAATTTTGACGCCGTGTTTATGGATATCCAAATGCCTGACATGGACGGTGTACAGGCCACAGAAATCATCCGTAACTCCCAACCGGGCTCCGCCCTGAACCCATATGTCCCAATTATCGCGATGACAGCCCACGCCATGGTCGGTGACAGGGAAATGTTCCTCAGCAGCGGAATGACCGACTATATTGCCAAACCCGTCAACCTGGACGAAGTCGAACAGGTTTTAAATCGTCTCTTCCAAGCATGA
- a CDS encoding HD domain-containing phosphohydrolase produces the protein MGTNTSAARPVSYFPVPPVMIFPEVLGEFSVYLWQGGDFVLYTASGQKFTSRHRQVLYKNDIKEIYIQGAEKPQYEKYIERNLGKILQDEKLPIEVRTKIFYEAANVVMQNVFDRKLPSALRARHFDRIADVVKNSIKFLAADNSLSSVAPFISHDYKTYTHCMQVFIYSVALFQTYEMNDHEVFEFGLGALLHDVGKAKIPKRILNKRGPLTQAEREIIKEHPVHGVSMCAHLPMTQNTINCILFHHETMDGKGYPSGIKGDNVPMPVRIITLADIYDALTTNRPYAEAMQPYEALSLIRNEMRENVDMKVFKRFVAILSGADMI, from the coding sequence ATGGGTACAAACACCAGTGCCGCTCGGCCGGTATCCTACTTTCCCGTCCCTCCGGTTATGATCTTCCCGGAAGTGCTAGGGGAATTCTCCGTCTACCTCTGGCAGGGTGGGGACTTTGTGCTTTACACAGCCTCAGGTCAAAAATTTACCTCCCGTCATCGTCAGGTTCTGTACAAGAACGACATCAAGGAAATCTACATTCAGGGTGCTGAAAAACCTCAGTACGAAAAATACATTGAACGGAATCTCGGTAAAATTCTTCAGGATGAAAAACTCCCCATTGAAGTCCGTACCAAGATTTTTTATGAAGCCGCCAACGTGGTCATGCAAAACGTCTTTGACCGCAAACTTCCAAGCGCTCTCCGGGCCAGACATTTTGATCGCATCGCAGATGTGGTTAAAAATTCCATAAAATTCCTGGCTGCGGACAACTCCCTGTCCTCAGTGGCACCGTTCATTTCCCACGACTACAAGACCTACACGCACTGCATGCAGGTCTTTATCTATTCTGTGGCCCTATTCCAGACCTATGAAATGAATGATCATGAAGTCTTTGAATTCGGACTGGGCGCACTCCTGCACGACGTAGGCAAAGCCAAAATCCCCAAACGGATTCTCAACAAACGCGGCCCACTGACTCAGGCTGAACGTGAAATCATCAAAGAACACCCGGTTCACGGCGTGTCTATGTGCGCGCATTTGCCCATGACGCAGAATACCATCAACTGCATTCTCTTCCATCACGAGACCATGGATGGCAAAGGCTACCCTTCCGGCATCAAGGGAGATAATGTCCCTATGCCCGTCCGTATCATCACACTGGCAGACATCTACGACGCCCTGACGACCAACCGCCCTTATGCCGAAGCCATGCAGCCCTATGAAGCCCTTTCGCTCATCAGAAATGAAATGCGGGAGAATGTGGATATGAAAGTCTTCAAACGTTTCGTGGCAATTCTCAGCGGCGCAGACATGATTTAA
- a CDS encoding tRNA-dihydrouridine synthase family protein — protein sequence MDKTIKHTLADLLNRPLSIGGKKIANRLWLAPLAGLGHVAYRKVLESYGGCGLTFTEMCSAKGVPTEKPSVSTMFSWREEELDHLVCQIFGATPEEMAPAARRIENEGFFGVDINMGCSVSGIVKRNAGAALLKDPDAALAAVKSVRQAVTIPVFVKFRTGWTPDIGPAVELAQQFEAEGVDCLVFHPRVAPDKRTKPPILDHIKAITEAVSIPVFGNGDVVTPEDCLKMLETTGCAGVSVGRMAIARPWLFAEWTAGYTPTETCFRDYAFQLADALDQHFNEVHALKRYKLFTIYFAANFTFGHSLQSKFLAAKSMEDIRNVIQKYVKTDMQLTKRPNMNIYSI from the coding sequence ATGGACAAAACCATTAAACACACACTGGCCGACCTGCTGAACCGTCCTCTCTCCATTGGAGGCAAGAAGATAGCCAACCGGCTCTGGCTCGCTCCGCTGGCCGGACTGGGGCATGTGGCCTATCGTAAGGTGCTGGAAAGTTACGGTGGATGCGGCCTGACATTCACGGAAATGTGCAGCGCCAAGGGGGTTCCGACTGAAAAGCCCTCGGTTTCCACCATGTTCAGTTGGCGCGAAGAAGAACTCGACCATCTTGTCTGCCAAATATTCGGAGCGACCCCGGAAGAAATGGCTCCTGCGGCCCGACGAATTGAAAACGAAGGTTTTTTCGGGGTGGACATCAACATGGGTTGCTCGGTGTCAGGTATCGTCAAACGCAATGCTGGAGCCGCCCTTCTCAAAGACCCTGACGCGGCATTGGCTGCCGTGAAAAGTGTGCGTCAGGCCGTCACCATCCCTGTTTTCGTCAAGTTTCGCACGGGCTGGACCCCTGATATCGGCCCTGCCGTAGAATTGGCACAACAATTCGAAGCAGAAGGCGTTGACTGTCTGGTTTTTCACCCCCGCGTAGCGCCGGACAAACGCACCAAGCCACCGATATTAGACCATATTAAAGCCATCACAGAAGCCGTATCCATTCCGGTCTTTGGCAACGGTGATGTGGTCACTCCAGAGGATTGCCTGAAAATGCTTGAAACAACTGGTTGTGCGGGCGTTTCTGTTGGACGCATGGCCATAGCTCGACCGTGGCTTTTTGCCGAATGGACTGCGGGATACACCCCGACAGAAACCTGTTTTCGCGACTATGCCTTCCAATTGGCCGATGCTCTAGATCAACACTTTAATGAAGTACATGCCCTCAAACGATACAAATTGTTTACTATCTATTTCGCAGCTAACTTCACCTTCGGGCACAGTTTACAATCCAAATTTCTGGCCGCAAAATCCATGGAAGACATACGGAATGTCATACAAAAGTACGTCAAAACAGACATGCAGCTCACTAAACGGCCAAATATGAACATCTATAGCATCTGA
- a CDS encoding cyclase family protein: MNIIDLSHTIHTGMPVFPGDESANLRRTHFVNKDGFAQTMLTMSSHTGTHLDTAAHLFADAPGLDWLGPNNFAGWGAVVNLTELRTPLIEPTDLSILSDMEGLDFVILQTGWDAHWKTDRYYADFPALSETSARFIGGLGLKGIGMDTPSPDPVDSRTLPAHIALLDHGLVIVENLTNVGELPDEGFIFCCLPLRLKDGEGSPVRAVGITF, translated from the coding sequence ATGAACATCATCGATCTGAGCCACACCATCCATACCGGTATGCCGGTTTTCCCCGGCGACGAATCCGCCAATCTGCGACGGACCCATTTCGTCAACAAGGACGGATTCGCCCAGACAATGCTAACAATGAGCTCACACACTGGCACACATCTCGATACAGCGGCTCATCTTTTTGCTGACGCGCCCGGCCTTGATTGGTTAGGCCCGAACAATTTTGCAGGATGGGGGGCAGTGGTAAATCTGACTGAATTGCGCACACCACTTATCGAACCCACAGACCTCAGCATTCTCTCTGACATGGAAGGATTGGATTTCGTCATTCTGCAAACAGGCTGGGATGCCCATTGGAAAACGGACCGTTATTATGCCGATTTTCCTGCCCTTTCAGAGACATCCGCTCGTTTCATCGGAGGGCTGGGACTCAAGGGAATTGGCATGGACACACCATCGCCTGACCCGGTGGACTCAAGGACGTTACCGGCGCACATCGCCTTGCTGGATCACGGGCTTGTTATTGTCGAGAACCTAACCAATGTCGGGGAATTGCCGGATGAAGGGTTCATTTTTTGCTGTCTGCCGTTGCGGCTCAAGGACGGTGAAGGCTCACCCGTCCGCGCAGTAGGGATTACTTTTTAA
- a CDS encoding molybdenum cofactor guanylyltransferase, with amino-acid sequence MAAVYTGRAALWTLSICSGLIYPAAMNIAGIILAGGLGTRMGHVKKAFLEIGGKTILDRLLSVYCPLFHEIVISAREREDFLQYGLPVAEDRFEARSSLTGIHAGLYDMQAEYGFFSACDAPFVQGGLVKRLLAEVTPDADVVIPLKEDGYREPLCAVYSKRCLPFIEAQLETENYRIIGFFDKVKVKEVPIAQLREGDPDQISFFNVNSPDDLRQAEVLAKELAL; translated from the coding sequence ATGGCGGCAGTATACACAGGCAGGGCGGCTTTGTGGACTCTTTCCATTTGTTCCGGCTTGATTTATCCTGCGGCCATGAATATCGCAGGTATAATACTGGCTGGCGGGCTTGGCACCCGCATGGGGCATGTGAAAAAAGCATTTTTGGAAATTGGTGGCAAAACTATTCTTGATCGATTGCTTTCGGTCTACTGCCCATTGTTCCATGAAATAGTGATTTCGGCGCGTGAGCGGGAGGATTTTCTTCAATACGGTCTCCCTGTCGCCGAGGATCGATTTGAAGCCCGTAGTTCTTTGACAGGGATTCATGCCGGATTGTACGACATGCAGGCGGAGTATGGTTTTTTTTCCGCCTGCGATGCGCCTTTTGTTCAGGGAGGGCTGGTCAAACGACTGCTCGCGGAAGTTACTCCTGATGCTGATGTCGTCATTCCTCTCAAGGAAGATGGCTACCGGGAACCACTGTGCGCCGTATATTCCAAACGTTGCCTTCCATTTATCGAAGCTCAACTTGAAACCGAGAATTATCGGATTATTGGCTTCTTTGATAAAGTAAAAGTCAAAGAAGTTCCTATTGCCCAACTCAGAGAAGGCGATCCCGATCAGATTTCATTTTTTAACGTCAACAGCCCCGACGACCTCCGCCAAGCCGAAGTACTCGCCAAAGAACTCGCTCTTTAA
- a CDS encoding alpha/beta hydrolase — MWTAFKIFAFLCLCYAAVIVWMYLSQRKMLYYPKQEMTASPDDIGLRHEDVWMINPLGTRIHGWWMPHAAPRFTLLFSHGNGGNLSHRLDTLRIFHDLGLNVFAYDYSGYGQSLGDPSEKATAADAHAAWDWLIQEQGIAPESIILVGRSLGGAVTASLAAELVNDSQTPAGLIMESTFTSVPDMGAYMYPWLPVRLLARYQYDSATNLIGLNLPVLFLHSPDDDIVPYALGQRLYNDYQGPKSFIELTGDHNSGFLTSGARYPEGLTYFLSSLEKDSDQ; from the coding sequence ATGTGGACAGCTTTTAAAATTTTCGCCTTTCTCTGCCTGTGTTATGCAGCGGTCATCGTCTGGATGTATTTATCCCAGCGCAAAATGCTCTATTATCCCAAGCAGGAGATGACAGCCTCTCCCGATGATATTGGTCTGAGACATGAAGATGTCTGGATGATTAACCCGCTGGGTACACGCATTCACGGATGGTGGATGCCTCATGCCGCACCTCGCTTCACCCTACTTTTTTCTCATGGCAATGGCGGCAACCTCTCTCACAGATTAGATACCCTGCGCATCTTCCACGATCTTGGGCTCAACGTCTTCGCCTATGACTATTCAGGCTACGGTCAGAGTCTAGGCGATCCCAGCGAAAAAGCCACAGCAGCCGATGCCCATGCTGCCTGGGACTGGCTTATTCAGGAACAAGGAATTGCACCGGAATCCATTATTCTTGTTGGACGAAGTCTTGGAGGTGCTGTGACAGCATCTCTGGCCGCTGAGTTGGTAAATGACTCCCAAACTCCCGCAGGGCTTATCATGGAATCAACCTTCACTTCGGTGCCGGATATGGGGGCATACATGTATCCATGGCTACCGGTACGTCTTCTTGCACGGTATCAATATGATAGTGCCACCAACCTCATAGGCCTTAATTTACCCGTTTTGTTCCTGCACAGCCCTGATGACGATATAGTCCCATATGCGTTGGGCCAAAGACTCTACAATGACTATCAGGGCCCAAAATCGTTTATAGAACTGACAGGAGATCATAATTCAGGGTTTCTCACCTCTGGCGCACGCTACCCTGAAGGATTGACCTACTTCCTCTCTTCCCTTGAAAAGGATTCCGACCAATGA